A DNA window from Acinetobacter sp. 10FS3-1 contains the following coding sequences:
- the nusG gene encoding transcription termination/antitermination protein NusG, with protein sequence MKRWYIIHAYSGYEKQVMRSLNDRIQRSAVADSFGEVLVPTEEVVEMKDGKKRKSERKFFPGYVLVEMEMNDDTWHIVKECPKVLGFIGGTAEKPAPITQKEADAILARVRNTGEAPRPKTMFEPGEELLVIDGPFTDFKGVVEEVLYEKSRLTLTINVFNRPTQVELEFRQVEKAI encoded by the coding sequence ATGAAACGTTGGTACATTATTCATGCCTATTCAGGCTATGAAAAACAAGTGATGCGTTCGCTTAATGATCGAATCCAGCGTAGCGCTGTTGCCGATAGCTTTGGTGAAGTCCTTGTTCCTACCGAAGAAGTGGTAGAGATGAAGGATGGCAAGAAACGTAAATCAGAGCGTAAGTTCTTTCCAGGCTATGTATTGGTCGAAATGGAAATGAATGATGATACTTGGCATATCGTAAAAGAGTGTCCAAAAGTCCTTGGCTTTATTGGGGGTACGGCAGAAAAGCCAGCTCCAATTACGCAAAAAGAAGCTGATGCGATTCTGGCGCGTGTACGCAATACTGGTGAAGCACCTCGTCCGAAGACGATGTTTGAACCAGGCGAAGAATTACTTGTAATTGACGGTCCATTCACTGACTTTAAAGGCGTGGTGGAAGAAGTTCTTTACGAAAAGTCACGTTTAACGTTGACGATTAATGTATTTAACCGACCAACTCAAGTTGAATTGGAATTTCGTCAAGTCGAAAAAGCAATCTAG
- the rplK gene encoding 50S ribosomal protein L11 encodes MAKKIDGYIKLQVPAGKANPSPPIGPALGQRGVNIMAFCKEFNAATQKLEAGLPIPVVITVYNDKSFTFIMKTPPAAILLKKAAGIQKGSAVPNKTKVGKLTRAQIEEIATTKEPDLTGADLDARVRTIAGSARSMGLDVEL; translated from the coding sequence ATGGCTAAGAAGATTGACGGCTATATCAAGCTGCAAGTTCCAGCTGGTAAAGCGAATCCATCTCCACCGATTGGTCCTGCACTAGGTCAACGTGGTGTAAACATCATGGCATTCTGTAAAGAATTCAATGCTGCTACACAAAAACTTGAAGCTGGTCTGCCAATTCCAGTCGTGATCACTGTGTACAACGACAAGTCGTTCACATTCATCATGAAAACTCCACCTGCTGCGATTCTTCTTAAGAAAGCTGCGGGTATCCAGAAGGGTTCAGCTGTACCTAACAAAACTAAAGTTGGTAAGTTGACTCGTGCTCAAATCGAAGAAATTGCGACTACTAAAGAACCAGATCTTACTGGTGCTGATTTAGACGCACGTGTACGTACCATTGCTGGTTCTGCGCGTTCTATGGGCTTGGATGTGGAGCTTTAA
- the rplA gene encoding 50S ribosomal protein L1, whose product MAKLTKRQKAIVAAVEANKVYTLEEAVAVLESLPAPKFKESLDIAVNLGVDPRKSDQVVRGATTLPAGTGKTVRVAVFAQGAAAEAAKAEGADVVGFDDLAESIQAGNLDFDVVIAAPDAMRVVGKLGTILGPRGLMPNPKVGTVTPDVATAVKNAKAGQARYRVDKAGIIHAAIGQVGFSAEAVRQNVEALVADLKKLKPATSKGVYIKKITLSSTMGPGLIVDVANVTA is encoded by the coding sequence ATGGCTAAATTAACTAAACGTCAAAAAGCGATCGTGGCTGCTGTAGAAGCGAACAAGGTTTACACGCTAGAAGAAGCTGTTGCAGTTTTAGAGAGCCTTCCAGCTCCTAAATTCAAAGAATCTTTGGATATTGCAGTAAACCTGGGTGTTGACCCTCGTAAATCTGACCAGGTTGTGCGTGGTGCAACGACTCTTCCTGCAGGTACTGGTAAAACTGTACGTGTAGCTGTATTCGCTCAAGGTGCTGCTGCTGAAGCGGCTAAAGCTGAAGGCGCAGACGTTGTTGGTTTCGACGATCTGGCTGAAAGCATCCAGGCGGGTAACCTTGATTTCGACGTTGTGATTGCTGCTCCAGATGCAATGCGCGTTGTAGGTAAGCTGGGTACGATCCTTGGTCCACGTGGCTTAATGCCAAACCCTAAAGTGGGTACTGTAACTCCTGACGTAGCCACTGCAGTTAAAAATGCAAAAGCTGGTCAAGCACGTTACCGCGTAGACAAAGCAGGTATTATCCACGCTGCAATCGGTCAAGTAGGTTTCTCTGCTGAAGCGGTTCGTCAAAACGTTGAAGCTTTGGTTGCTGACTTGAAAAAGTTAAAACCTGCGACTTCTAAAGGCGTATACATCAAAAAGATCACTTTGAGCTCAACTATGGGTCCTGGTCTGATCGTTGATGTGGCAAACGTTACTGCTTAA